DNA from Daucus carota subsp. sativus chromosome 1, DH1 v3.0, whole genome shotgun sequence:
AAATTTGATTGAATCTACGAAAGAAgatattgcagatttttgtAATTAGAATTTAGGCTCTAATATTGAAAGAGTGAATGgtaataaaaacaactttaatttcTGTGATCTTTGACAGACTTTTTCTGATTAATCCCAtcttttgaccgattaattcCGTCTTTCACCGATTTTGagaaaaaacgattttttcGTCGATTAACGCTTCATCGAGACGGTGACGACCGAACAACCCGATCCGACTTTCAGAACACTGGTTTTCATGCGTAAGGATATATTGCTCAACATATTTGGCCAATATATGTTTGGTCATACATCTTATATTGTTGTTATTCTGAACTTTAGATATTTTTCTCCGGATCTCAACTTATCTCTGTGTATCTTAAACATTCTTCTTGTTTGTTTTATCAAGCACCAGCTTCTTTTTCTGCAGGCATATTTGTATTCTTTGTCGGTCAATAAGCTTTAAAGAGTGTTAGTCAATGGATCATGAATATCTGCAAACAATTCCGAATAAATGATACTAAAATGAAGCTGGCTTTTCAAGCCGAGTCCTATAGAGGGGAATTGCCTGGCTTCTTAAAGATACAAATCCCAGTTTTAAAATTGAACACATTAACAAACATCCGATATATAAACACCACCATAATTATGTATATCAACAAACCAAGCATTCAATCGATAATAACAAAAACACAAATCTCGCATGCACATTCACAAATAGAATTTAAAGCGTTCAGATTTTCAGACAAAACAACTTGATAAGACTGCCATTGCGATACTACATTCATTACTactcagacttaataatctagAAGCTGATAACACAGTTAATAAAACCATAACATAACTTATAAAAACCAGAATACATGAATCAATTCAAGATCTCCCCACATACTTGATTCCTTAACGATCAAAGGGGCCTTTGGGATCGAGCTGCTTGCAAATCGCGAGATAAGTGAGATACAGAACACGATCTTTGGCTCCAGTGCGATGATTCTTGGTGTGCTTGCAGAAGTACTTTAATTGCTCGAGTGTGCAGCATCCCAGCATTCGTCCCAGAAGCAAAAACAGCCAATTAATCGTCTTCTTCTTCTCCGAAATCACGGGCTTGACACTGTTTTCCTGATTACAGAACTTACACGTTGGAAGAACCGGGTTCATCAGACTCGCAGGGGCTCGATCATGCATAGTGGATTTATTTTTCGCCATATACGTCCCGATGTCCTTAAATTTTTCATGCAAATCCAGTTCCATCTGATACTGCCTCTCACATCTCTTGCATTGCACGTCACCCGAAATACTTCTTATATTCTTCGAATCAAGATAGCTCATTGTATGCACCGTGGCTCTCTTCGTAGTAGCCCACGGGTAGGGCTGCGGGATATCCTCCCCTTTAGTCACGTCACGCGGCGCCTGCGTCGGGTTACGTCGTCGATGCTTCGTAGGGCCCGCTCGCGGCACAGGCAGTGGGGGTTGGAAAACAGGAGGGGGTGCAGTGGGTGGGAGTGTAGGAGGAAGCTGGAAAGGGATTTGTTGGATACCGAGGGAGAGAGTGAGAAAAACATTGTTATTGTTGTTGGTTTCTTGCGAGATCTCGATATCATGATCTGTTGAGACGATTGTGGCATCATCGACGGAGGGATCGGATAATTTTCTCTTACGGGAGACTTCTTGCTGTTGCTCTTCAGGGTCGTTGTTAGTCATGGTGAGGAGACGAATTGAAGGATGTTAGAGATAGAAGTGGAGATAAATAAGTGGTTTGTTAGATGACTTATACCGTTTAGATAAacactatttatatttttcaggGTTTAGATATCTACTAAAATACAGACAGTCTTTAGATATGTATTACAGAGTTTTACGTGCATGCATCAGAGCTCTCTCGGACGGTTGCTTTTCTATGTCCAT
Protein-coding regions in this window:
- the LOC108200526 gene encoding uncharacterized protein LOC108200526; the protein is MTNNDPEEQQQEVSRKRKLSDPSVDDATIVSTDHDIEISQETNNNNNVFLTLSLGIQQIPFQLPPTLPPTAPPPVFQPPLPVPRAGPTKHRRRNPTQAPRDVTKGEDIPQPYPWATTKRATVHTMSYLDSKNIRSISGDVQCKRCERQYQMELDLHEKFKDIGTYMAKNKSTMHDRAPASLMNPVLPTCKFCNQENSVKPVISEKKKTINWLFLLLGRMLGCCTLEQLKYFCKHTKNHRTGAKDRVLYLTYLAICKQLDPKGPFDR